CGGGTGCGCGAGCGGTGCTAGATTGAAGTTCTGACTTCCGAATGCTTCACCCGCCAGGAGGACTGCCATGAACGACGTAGACGTCAATCAGTACATCGTCGATCTGACCAATCACTCGAACCGGCTGCGTCTGGAGTCGGCCGTGCCCGGCCGCCAGATGAAGGTGGTGCTGCGTCACGCCCGGGATGCGACTCAGCCGGCCATTCATGGCGCCGGTCTGGTCAGCGCCGACAAGAAGGTGTTTTCGATCGATGTGGTCACGCCGGCTGGCGTGCACAGACTTTCGCACAGCTGGCCAGAACTCAGCGCCGAACTGGCGACCTTTTCGGAAGTGGATTGAGCCGCACCCGGCGGGCCCATGGCTGACTGCACGGCTGCCGCCGGTCAGGACTTTGAACTGGACGGCGTGCGGAGCCCGACCGGCAAGCCGAGTGCACGCCAGCCGTCGAGCCCGAGCTTTTCCAGCGTGTCGATGTTGCGCTCGTAAATGCTTTCCGCTTCCGGGAAGGCATCGACCGCGCGCGTCACGCTGGCTTCGCGCAACAGGTGGATGGTCGGAAACGGTGCCCGGTTGGTGAAGTTGCCGATGTCGTCCGGCTCGGTGTCGGCGAACTGCCACAGCGGATGGAAAGCAGCGACCTGCAGCACGCCCTCGTGCCCGTGTTCGGTCACCGCGTCGTCGACCAGATCGAGCACGTCGTTGAAGTCGAGAAAATCCTCGAGCAGCGAGGCGTGCATGATCAGGGTGGTGTCGGTCTGCTGCGGGTCGGCGGCGGCCAGAAATTCGATCTCGCGGTCGATATCCTCCAGATAGCCATCGAGATGTGTCGCCTCGCTGACCACATAGCGCACCTGTTCCTTCACATAGACCGCCTTGGCGAACGGACACAGGTTGAGGCCGATCACGGCCTTCTCCAGCCAGTCGCGCGTGGCGGCGATCACTTCATCCTTCGTCATGCGGTGAAACCTTCTGTCAGGAATTGTTCGATCGGTGCGGTCTGTACCGTGTCCATGAACATCGGCGCGTGTCCGACGCCGGCAATTTCGAGCGTGCGCGCCTTCGGCCCGCGCGCCGCCATCTGCGCCAGCGTGTCGCGCGTCAGCAGATCCGATTCTGCGCCGCGCACGCACAGCGTCGGGCAGCGGATCGCCTCGTACAGATTCCACAGTTCGATATCACCCAGAAACAGCATGGCCTGCATCGGCTTGGCGATATCCGGGTCGTAACCCATCTCGAATCCGCCATCGGCGACCGGACGTGTCGAATGCACGGTGAGGTGGCGCCACTGCGCGTCGGTCAGCGGCCCGAATGGCGCACTGACGGCACGGATGTACCGGTCAGCGTCGTCCAGGCTGGCGAACTTCGGTGCCTTGCCGACATACTCCGCGATGCGCCGCAGGCTGACCGAGGTGACCACCGGCCCGACGTCGTTCAGCACCATGCGGGAGATCGGCGACTGCGGCAGCGCAGCCAGCGCCATGCCGATCAGGCCGCCCATTGACGTGCCGAACCAATGCACCTGCTCGACGCCGAGGCGCGCGATCAGCGTCACCATGTCGCCGACGTACTGAGGCACGCCATAGTTCGCGGCGTCCGGCAGCCAGTCGCTGCGACCGCGTCCGACCACATCCGGACACACCACGCGGTAGTGCCGGGCGAGCTGCTGCGCGAGAAAGTCGAAGTCGCGCCCGACCCGGGTCAGTCCATGTACGCAGACCAGCACGCGTGGATTCGCCGGGTCGCCCCATTCCGCATAGGCCATGTGATGCAGGCCCTTGGGGTTGGCGCACTGCACGCGGTGCAGACGCGGCTGCACGTCGCGTGACGCAAGCGGGACACTGCCGAACCATGCCCGCAATCTGTCGATGACTCCTGTCGCCATTGATAAAGCCCTGTTGGAAAAAGCATCTGCGGTGATTCACGATGGGCGCTGCGGGCGGCAACGGTGGTGTTTTGTGTGGGAGTGGCGGCCTCGCCGCGATACGCACGTTGATCATCGATCATCGATCATCGCTGTGCTGATCGCGGCGGGGCCGCCGCTCCCACAGGCCGCCGATGCCACAGGGCCAGCCCCAAACGAACCCTGCCCACGGAGGCTACTCCTCGAGGGAAAGCTCCAACAGCCCGGTCGCTGCGGGCGGCAACGGCGCTCTTTTGTGTGGGAGCGGCGGCCTCGCCGCGATAGGCACTCCGCACAACGACGGTCGCGGCACGATCGCGGCGAGGCCGCCGCTCCCACAGGGGCCACTCCCACGAAAACCGCTGCCACACGCTCATTGAACCGCAGCCTGCTGCTCGAGTACCCGATTGTGCCAGTAGCGCGCATCGATCTCTCGACTCGCGCGGCGTTCGATGCCGTTGGCGGTGAAATCGAAGGTCACTGCGCCGTGGGCGTCACTGCGCCACTGGGACGCGCCCAGATCGGCGTAGCGTTGCCGTACCTTCGGATGCGGATGATTGAATCGGTTGCGATAGCCGACGGCGTGCACCACATCGCCGGCGTCGACCGCCGCCACGAAAGCTTGGGTCGATGACGTGCGACTGCCGTGATGCGGGCTCACCAGCAGATCGGCCGCCAGCGGCGCAGCCGCCTCAAGCATCGCGGCTTCGCCGTCGGCCAGCACATCGCCGGTGATCAGGGCCGAGCCGTGAGCGCTGTCGACGCGCAACACGCAGGACAGCGCATTGCTGCTGCGCGCGCCCAGTGCAACGGCGCCGCGAGGCGGGTGCAGCATCGCGAAGCGCACGCCATCAACCGTCCAGCGCTGGCCGGCTGCGCAGTCGCGCGTGTCGGGCCGCACCAGACGCAGCCCGTCGTGCGCCGGCACCGACGACAGCACCTCGCCCACCGGCAGGCCGGCGAGCAACGAGGCGGCGCCACCTGCATGATCGCTGTCGGCGTGACTGACGACCAGTGTGTCGAGACGCCGTACGCCGATCGCCCGCAGATAGGGCAGCACGAGCCGCCCGCCGGCGTCGGCTTCGGCACCATAGCGCGGGCCGGTATCGAACAGCAGGTCGTGCTGCGCCGTCTGCACGTGCACGGCAAGCCCCTGACCGACGTCGAGCACGACCACCCGCATGTCGCCGGCTGCCGGCCGGGTATCCGGCGTCATGAACAGCGGCAGCATCAGCGGCACGGCGAGCGCACGTCCGGGCCAGCCGCGCGGCGCCAGCAGGTTCGCGGCACCGAGCACACCGCACGCGACGGCCCAGCCGGCCGGCGCTGCGGCATGCCACAGCACCCAGTCGGGCGCGACCAGCCCCTGCACCGCCCACATCAGCCCGGTGGTCAGCGCATGCGCCAGCCACAGCAGCGCATCGAGCGGCAGCACGATGGCGATCAGCACCAGGGGCGTGATGACCACGCTGACCAGCGGAATCGCGAACAGATTGATCAGCGGCGACACCAGCGACACCTGACCGAACAGCGCCATCATCGGCGGCGCCAGGCCAAGCGTGATCGCCGCCTGCGCGCCGAGCCAGCTGCGCACGGGACGCGGCCTGCCCAGGTGACCGGCGGCTGCGTAGAACAGCAGCGCCACCGCGCCGAACGACAGCCAGAAGCCGGGGTTCATCACCGCCATCGGATGCAGCGGCAATACGACACATACCGCCAGCGCGAGCGCATCGAAGGGCGACGAAAAGCGCCCGGCCAGCATGGCCAGTCCGGCGACCGCCAGCATGATCAGCGTGCGCTGCGCCGGAATGCCGAAGCCGGCCAGCGCGCAGTAGGCGGTGGCGGCGATCAGTCCGGCGACGATGCCGGCACGCTGCGCGGCACAGCGCAGCGCGAGCGCGGGTACCCGGCGCCACAGGGATGACAGCAACAGTCCGGACAGCGCGGCCACCATCGTGACGTGCAGCCCCGAAATCGACACCAGATGCGTCAGGCCCGCGCGTTCGAACAGGTCCCAGTGTGCCGGCGGGATCGCCCGCTGGTCGCCGATCGCCAGCGCGATCAGCACGCCGGCCCATTGCCACGTCGGTACTTCGGCCTGCGCGTCGTCGTGCATCACCGCCGTGAAGCGCGACCGCACCGCATCGCGCAGCGCATCGATGCGCGCGGAGAGCCCGCCCGCCTGCTCGTCGATCAGCCGCTGCGCCTGTCGTCCTTCGCCGCCGGCCCGCACGTGCCCGGTCGCGCCGATGCCGCGCTCGAACAGCCAGGCTTCATAGTCGAAACCGTGCGGGTTCATGTTGCCGTGCGGACGCTTCAGGCGCACCCGCAGCTGCCAGCGACTGCCCGCCCGCAGTTGCGGCGTCGCGTCCGAACCCGACGCATCGGCGTGGCGGCTGTCGTACCAGGTCAGTGCGATGCGCCGCGGCACGCCGGGCGGCGCCCGCTCGACCGCCAGATCGAAGCGCTGGCCGCGCTCCACCCGCTGCGGCAGCCCCGCGATCACGCCGGTCAGATCGATATCCTGCCCTTCGAGCGGCTGCGGCAGGCGGTCGGCGAGCGCCGCGTGCCCGGTTGCGCTTGCCCACACAAAGGCGGCCAGTGCAACCGAAACGCAGAGGGCGCTGTCCGACGCAGCGCGCGCAAGTCGGGTCGAAGCACACAGCGCCAGCAGCAGCGCAACGGCCGACAGCCCGTGCAGCGCTGCAGCAGCAGGCAGTACGCCCTGCTGTTGTGCCAGCCAGGTACCGGCAACGAGCGACAGCGCGATGGGCGTGATCATGATGAATGATTATCCCGTCACGCATCCCGGATGTCATTCGAACCACACTGTTGCCATGCCGTCACGACGGCAGCGGATAATCCGCTCCG
The sequence above is a segment of the Methyloversatilis sp. RAC08 genome. Coding sequences within it:
- a CDS encoding DUF1415 domain-containing protein produces the protein MTKDEVIAATRDWLEKAVIGLNLCPFAKAVYVKEQVRYVVSEATHLDGYLEDIDREIEFLAAADPQQTDTTLIMHASLLEDFLDFNDVLDLVDDAVTEHGHEGVLQVAAFHPLWQFADTEPDDIGNFTNRAPFPTIHLLREASVTRAVDAFPEAESIYERNIDTLEKLGLDGWRALGLPVGLRTPSSSKS
- a CDS encoding alpha/beta fold hydrolase; the encoded protein is MRAWFGSVPLASRDVQPRLHRVQCANPKGLHHMAYAEWGDPANPRVLVCVHGLTRVGRDFDFLAQQLARHYRVVCPDVVGRGRSDWLPDAANYGVPQYVGDMVTLIARLGVEQVHWFGTSMGGLIGMALAALPQSPISRMVLNDVGPVVTSVSLRRIAEYVGKAPKFASLDDADRYIRAVSAPFGPLTDAQWRHLTVHSTRPVADGGFEMGYDPDIAKPMQAMLFLGDIELWNLYEAIRCPTLCVRGAESDLLTRDTLAQMAARGPKARTLEIAGVGHAPMFMDTVQTAPIEQFLTEGFTA
- a CDS encoding DNA internalization-related competence protein ComEC/Rec2, translated to MITPIALSLVAGTWLAQQQGVLPAAAALHGLSAVALLLALCASTRLARAASDSALCVSVALAAFVWASATGHAALADRLPQPLEGQDIDLTGVIAGLPQRVERGQRFDLAVERAPPGVPRRIALTWYDSRHADASGSDATPQLRAGSRWQLRVRLKRPHGNMNPHGFDYEAWLFERGIGATGHVRAGGEGRQAQRLIDEQAGGLSARIDALRDAVRSRFTAVMHDDAQAEVPTWQWAGVLIALAIGDQRAIPPAHWDLFERAGLTHLVSISGLHVTMVAALSGLLLSSLWRRVPALALRCAAQRAGIVAGLIAATAYCALAGFGIPAQRTLIMLAVAGLAMLAGRFSSPFDALALAVCVVLPLHPMAVMNPGFWLSFGAVALLFYAAAGHLGRPRPVRSWLGAQAAITLGLAPPMMALFGQVSLVSPLINLFAIPLVSVVITPLVLIAIVLPLDALLWLAHALTTGLMWAVQGLVAPDWVLWHAAAPAGWAVACGVLGAANLLAPRGWPGRALAVPLMLPLFMTPDTRPAAGDMRVVVLDVGQGLAVHVQTAQHDLLFDTGPRYGAEADAGGRLVLPYLRAIGVRRLDTLVVSHADSDHAGGAASLLAGLPVGEVLSSVPAHDGLRLVRPDTRDCAAGQRWTVDGVRFAMLHPPRGAVALGARSSNALSCVLRVDSAHGSALITGDVLADGEAAMLEAAAPLAADLLVSPHHGSRTSSTQAFVAAVDAGDVVHAVGYRNRFNHPHPKVRQRYADLGASQWRSDAHGAVTFDFTANGIERRASREIDARYWHNRVLEQQAAVQ